The following proteins come from a genomic window of Nicotiana tomentosiformis chromosome 12, ASM39032v3, whole genome shotgun sequence:
- the LOC104117513 gene encoding uncharacterized protein, with product MLEGKALIEDTDMPVKMQIQAMACASQALDVYDVLDCKSIAAHIKKEFDKKYGGGWQCVVGSNFGCFFTHTKGTFIYFTLETLNFLIFKGASSPPSSPR from the exons ATGTTAGAAGGCAAAGCTCTGATTGAAGATACAGATATGCCAGTGAAGATGCAGATCCAAGCCATGGCCTGTGCTTCTCAAGCTCTTGATGTTTATGATGTTTTAGACTGCAAATCCATTGCTGCTCACATTAAAAAG GAATTTGACAAGAAATATGGAGGTGGATGGCAGTGTGTGGTGGGATCAAACTTTGGGTGTTTCTTTACTCATACTAAAGGAACATTTATCTATTTCACCTTGGAGACTCTTAATTTTCTCATCTTCAAAGGAGCATCTTCTCCTCCCTCTTCTCCTCGATAG
- the LOC104117484 gene encoding pentatricopeptide repeat-containing protein At4g38150-like produces MRTTLLRKKGINIYWKNYSSLCSPKVKVNETLSSTTLPLFSSSNKYPDESTQSNYPPPPDPIPNRPLRADSRRPFNPSQRQRPSSSNPTHSTTFRRPGENNENQIECQDSQDFLKRFQLGFDRKDENPNTNPARSDTPASESPPAPPEDSDEIFKKMKETGLIPNAVAMLDGLCKDGLVQEAMKLFGLMREKGTIPAVVIYTAVVQGFCKAHKYDDAVRIFRKMQGNGIIPNAFSYSSLIRGLCQGKRLEDALEFCLEMLEAGHSPNMTTFVDLVDGYCKEKSLEDAQSMIKAVRQKGFILDEKAVREYLDKKGPFLPLVWEAILGKKASQRQSLF; encoded by the coding sequence ATGAGAACAACATTATTGAGAAAGAAGGGTATtaacatttattggaaaaattacagCAGTCTCTGCTCTCCTAAGGTGAAAGTAAATGAGACACTTTCGTCAACAACATTACCCTTGTTTAGCAGCTCGAACAAATACCCTGATGAATCCACTCAGTCTAACTACCCTCCTCCTCCTGATCCTATACCGAATAGGCCCTTAAGAGCTGATTCCAGAAGGCCCTTCAATCCATCCCAAAGACAACGCCCCAGCAGCAGCAACCCCACCCATTCTACAACTTTTAGAAGACCTGGTGAGAATAATGAAAATCAAATCGAGTGCCAGGATAGCCAAGATTTTCTGAAAAGGTTTCAGCTTGGATTTGATCGTAAAGATGAAAATCCAAACACCAATCCTGCACGGAGTGACACTCCTGCTTCCGAGTCACCTCCAGCTCCACCAGAAGATTCAGATGAGATattcaagaaaatgaaagaaactgGCCTAATACCCAATGCTGTAGCTATGCTTGATGGGCTTTGCAAGGACGGCTTGGTCCAGGAGGCCATGAAGCTCTTTGGTCTGATGCGTGAAAAGGGTACCATACCTGCAGTTGTTATCTACACTGCTGTGGTACAAGGCTTTTGTAAAGCCCACAAATATGATGATGCTGTGAGGATCTTCCGGAAAATGCAAGGCAATGGCATTATTCCTAATGCTTTTAGTTACAGTAGCTTAATCCGGGGGCTCTGTCAGGGAAAGAGATTAGAGGACGCCCTCGAGTTTTGCTTGGAGATGTTGGAGGCTGGACATTCCCCCAACATGACGACCTTTGTGGATTTGGTCGATGGGTATTGCAAAGAGAAGAGTCTGGAAGATGCCCAAAGCATGATTAAAGCGGTGAGGCAGAAGGGTTTTATCCTTGATGAGAAAGCTGTTAGGGAATATTTGGACAAGAAAGGGCCATTCTTGCCGCTGGTTTGGGAGGCAATACTGGGGAAGAAAGCTTCACAGAGGCAATCTCTCTTTTAA
- the LOC104117504 gene encoding hydroxyphenylpyruvate reductase-like, whose amino-acid sequence MEKMGVLMTCPMFSYLEEQLNKRFNLFRFWLTPNKAEFLTQNGDSVRAVVGNAFFGADSELIDALPNLEIVSTYSVGLDKIDLGKCKERGIRVTNTPDVLTDDVADTAIGLTLTTLRKICVADGFVRRGLWKNGDFGLTTKFSGKLVGIIGLGRIGSAIAKRAEAFGCPISYHSRSKKPNVNYKYYSNVVDLAANSEILIVACALTEETRHIVNRKVLNALGPKGILINIGRGAHVDESELVAALIEGRIGGAGLDVYQTEPDVPERLFGLENVVLLSHAASDTVETCTAMADLVVANLEAQFLHKPLLTPVL is encoded by the exons atggagaaaatgggAGTATTGATGACATGTCCAATGTTTTCCTACTTagaagaacaactcaacaagcgTTTCAACCTCTTCAGATTCTGGTTAACTCCTAACAAAGCCGAGTTCTTGACTCAGAACGGCGACTCAGTCCGAGCAGTTGTCGGAAACGCATTTTTCGGTGCTGACTCGGAGCTCATTGACGCATTGCCAAACTTGGAAATCGTATCAACTTACAGTGTGGGTTTAGATAAGATTGATTTGGGGAAATGTAAAGAAAGAGGGATTAGAGTAACTAATACTCCCGATGTGCTGACGGATGACGTGGCGGATACAGCAATTGGACTGACATTAACGACTTTGAGGAAAATTTGTGTTGCTGATGGGTTTGTGAGGCGCGGGTTGTGGAAAAATGGCGATTTTGGGTTGACAACTAAG TTCAGTGGTAAATTGGTTGGCATAATTGGGTTGGGCAGAATTGGTTCAGCAATAGCAAAGAGAGCTGAAGCTTTTGGATGCCCCATTAGCTACCACTCCAGATCAAAGAAACCAAACGTAAACTACAAATACTACTCTAATGTGGTCGATTTGGCTGCAAATTCTGAAATCCTTATTGTTGCATGTGCTTTGACTGAAGAAACACGACACATTGTCAATCGAAAAGTGCTTAATGCATTAGGTCCAAAGGGCATCCTAATCAACATAGGACGAGGTGCACATGTAGATGAATCTGAACTTGTAGCTGCACTGATTGAAGGTCGTATTGGCGGTGCTGGTCTTGATGTTTATCAGACGGAACCAGATGTTCCTGAACGATTGTTCGGACTTGAGAATGTTGTTCTATTGTCCCATGCTGCAAGTGATACAGTAGAAACTTGCACGGCCATGGCTGACCTTGTTGTTGCAAACTTGGAAGCTCAGTTTCTTCACAAACCATTGTTGACTCCTGTGCTCTGA
- the LOC104117498 gene encoding hydroxyphenylpyruvate reductase-like, whose translation METIGVLMACSMSSYLEQELDKRYNLLHYWNFSDKKEFLNEYAHLIRAVVGNAAAGADAELIEALPKLEIVSSFSVGLDKIDLNKCKEKGIRVTNTPDVLTDDVADLAIGLMLAVLRRICECDRYVKKGLWKAGDFKLTSKFSGKTVGIIGLGRIGLAIAKRAEAFGCLISYYARSEKPDTTYKYYPTVVELATNCEILVVACALTPETHYIVNRKVIDALGAKGILINIGRGPHVDEKELVSALFDGRLGGAGLDVFENEPEVPEQLFGLENVVLLPHVASGTEETRKEMADIVIGNLEAHFQNKPLLTPVV comes from the exons ATGGAAACCATAGGAGTACTAATGGCATGTTCAATGTCATCATACTTAGAACAAGAACTTGACAAGCGATACAACCTCTTACATTACTGGAACTTCTCCGACAAGAAAGAATTCTTGAACGAGTACGCGCATTTAATACGCGCTGTCGTGGGCAATGCTGCTGCTGGTGCTGATGCTGAACTTATCGAAGCGTTGCCTAAGCTAGAAATTGTGTCCAGTTTCAGTGTTGGTTTAGATAAGATTGATTTGAACAAGTGTAAAGAGAAGGGTATTAGAGTGACAAATACACCTGATGTGTTAACTGATGATGTTGCTGACCTTGCTATTGGATTAATGTTGGCTGTGCTTAGGAGGATTTGCGAGTGTGATCGCTACGTTAAGAAGGGATTGTGGAAGGCTGGTGACTTCAAGTTGACTTCTAAG TTTAGTGGCAAAACCGTTGGTATCATAGGATTAGGGAGGATTGGCTTAGCAATTGCCAAGAGAGCAGAAGCTTTTGGTTGTCTAATCAGTTACTACGCGAGATCAGAAAAACCAGATACAACTTACAAGTATTATCCAACTGTAGTCGAGTTGGCTACTAACTGTGAGATCCTGGTCGTGGCGTGTGCACTAACTCCTGAAACTCATTACATTGTCAACCGCAAAGTTATTGATGCATTAGGTGCAAAAGGGATTCTTATCAATATCGGAAGGGGTCCTCATGTTGACGAAAAAGAACTAGTATCTGCTCTTTTTGATGGTCGATTAGGAGGCGCTGGCCTTGACGTGTTTGAGAATGAACCTGAAGTACCTGAGCAGTTATTTGGGCTTGAGAATGTAGTCCTGTTGCCTCATGTAGCCAGTGGCACAGAGGAAACGCGCAAGGAAATGGCTGACATTGTTATTGGAAACTTAGAAGCTCACTTTCAGAACAAACCATTGTTAACTCCAGTGGTTTAG